One Prevotella sp. E2-28 genomic window, GCTCATTTTTGGCCAATACTGTCAGGTGATAGCCCCCAAGGTCTTTAGGAAATGCTTTATGATCCTTAGTGCCGTTCTTTGTAACATACAATTCACAGCCGAAGATGGGCTTAAAAGGGTCTATACCTTTCGCCTCACGTTCTTTATTGAGTCTATTCACATAGTCATAAAAGTCTTTGATGCCAAACATATTTCCATGGTCTGTCAATGCCATGCCAGGCATACCACATTCTATGGCCTTGTCCACGAGATTCCTTACGCTTGATAGAGCATCATAAATTGAATAATGTGAATGTACATGTAGGTGTACGAAGTTTTTTAAACTATCCATATTTGCTGTTTTTATATATGTTAAACTTGAATTACTTATTATATAATACGAATGAGACTGCAAAGCTAAAACAAAGATGTGTCTATCTGGGGCAGATGTGGTGAGTTTTATTATTTCTTCATCAAAAACATATAGAAGTCCCAGTATTTAGAGACTGCCATATCTTGAATCTTATTCTGTTGTTCTGCATCTTCTCCAATCAACATTGAAAGATAATTCCAAAAAGACTTCCGGTGATGGTGGTGTTTTAAATGAGCCATTTCGTGCAGTATTACTACGTCCATCAATCTATTGGGAAATATTACAATAATGGGGGAGAGCCTGATATAATTCGAATGGGTACACTGTCCTAAAACACCTTTTCGCAGTTTCTTAACTACAATCCCGTTTGCATAAAGGTTATGTAGGGATTCCAGCTCATGTAACCTTTGGGGTAAAACCTTCTTTGCCCTCAGAACAATGTGGTCACGAATAGTCTCCCTAAGCCATTTTTGAATACGAATATTCTCAAACTTAGTTTGATTAGTATATAAAAAGTCTAGCCCAGAGTTGCCTTCCCTAACAATCGCATGAATACAATTCGTTCCATAACCGTATACCAGCCTTTCCTTGTCATATAATTCATTCAGTTCCAAATCGCATGTATCACAAAGATGCCATTCTACACTAAAGGATGGAAAGTTCAGACGGAATCTTGGGTTAATCCAATATAGAGGTGTTCTTTTGCTCATACTTTCCATATTCGATCTAATATATCATCATATCCGGAAACGGTACTCTCTATCTGCAAGCCATAAAACCTTGTTCCTTTGTTGTGTTCTATTTCCATTTGTTCCAACGTTTTGGTTCTTGGCGGTGGAAAATAGAAATCGCTAATAATAAGGACATCGGCCATCGAATAACTGTCGGTGTTTAGCATCTTCAAAGCGTTTTTTATCATATCCTCCCCGTCAGTACCTCCTGTAAATGGATTATTCAGGAAACGATTCAACCGGCTCCATGAACCAGGTCGGGATAAATCCATACACTCAGCTCTGACAGAAAAAGTTATTAAGAAACATTTTCTTTTTTGTTTCTTGGCCATTCTAAGAAGCTGAAGCAAGAGACAACGGGCAACTTTTTCTGGCCTACCTGACATAGAACCACTGGTATCAAGACTGACAATAATTGGACCTTTTTCTAATCTCGGCTTTTTATTACGTTTCTTCTCAGTCTTTTCTACACTCTCTTGTTTGGGCTTGTTGGCAAAAAGCTGCAGTTGGCGTGAAGCATATTTCAGGTAAAACAGATCCTCTGTTCCTTTATCTGCTAGGATTGTAGTTTCCATCGGCAGGAGATGCTGTAAGTCATTTCCTACAGATACTTGCTCTATCTCGACAGCAGGTGTTGGCGGTGAGGGTAATAGTGGCATATAACTTTTTACTGTCTCGTCATATTCGTCATCTCGTTCAGGCTGTTCCCTTCCGATGATACGAACTATATCTACCAACTGCGGGTAGGAATAGAAAGCTTTTTCTATTTTCTTACGCTGTTTAAAGTCAGTATTTCCGTGTTCTTTAACGCCCTTTTCCCATTTTTCTCTATTAAACTCAATGATTTCGACTTTCTTTTTTCGGGCAAGTTCGTCACAAGCTTTATCCCAATCAGACAATAAAGAGGAAAAGACTGCATCAAGATCTTGACTTTTCATTTGTTCAACATAGCCGTCAATGTTCACTTCTTCTGGGGCATATTCCCTTGTGATAGTGCTATACACATCTTTCCACATGTTTCTCTTTTGGTCAATGTCTGCATCTGCAAAGACTACGATGTAGGACTTTTCACGTTGATGCGCCTTTTCTATTGGCTGGAACAGTTCCAACATAGCCTCCAAGAACTTCATAACCTCCTCTTTCAAGAGTTCCTTCCATACAGGATCCTGACTGTCGAGCTGCGGATTTTCATCAATCGTCTGCTGCAAGAAGCCTCCTAACAGGTCTTCTTGCGGGATGTTATCTGGCATTCGGCCTCTTTCCATATAGAAGTCGAAAGCATCGTCATATTCCTTTAACCTGTTGGCTATTTCTGTTTCATTCATCATATGAGCGATTCTGCATTGGTAGCTTTAACTTGAAGTTCATTCAATCGCTTATCACAATTGACCATGTATTTCTTAACCACAGTCAGATCATCATCCGACAAGAACAGATGCTTAGTTTTCGAAAACATTTCCTGTAATTGAGCCAGTTTAGGACGTAAATCCTTTTGGATGATATTCAGGGTGACTGTAGCAACATTGGCTGGAATAATACCTGGATTATCGAATAATCCCAGACCATCCTGCGCACTCTTCCGTTCAAAGGCATAAGCTGTTCCATTGATAATTATGCCTCCTTGGCACTTGGTCAGTTTTACCTTCATCGATTTTGCTCCAGTTTTTGTTTTGTAATCATACGGTGTGCCTGTGTAGATGGCATGAACTATCCACGCTTTCTTGTCCTGGTCATAGAACAGAATGCCATCCATAGAGCGGTGTATTTCGACGTGACTATAATCTGGTTTAAAGAACAGACATTTCCCATTAGGATGGTTACGTAGCTGATAATAGAAGTAGTTTACTTGCTTATACTCATCGTCTGCAGCTCGATTTGTCTGAGCAACAGTTTGTGAGTTCTTTTTAAGGGCAGCTTCAATCTCCTTGGTTTGTTTATCTATATTGAAATCAATTACCGCCGTTATACTTCGACTCACAATATCAATGGTAGCAGGAATCGTTTCTGCCTTATTCCATAGACATGAAAACAACAGCGGAACGTCAGTTACATCAATCGTCTTGCGTCCATTAAGGAAAGCAGACGCTTGCATCAGATGAAAGCACTTTTTCCATCGACGGTCAGAGATATAGAAGTCCATTTCATTATTATCCTCTTTTTTTCCTTCTTCTTTTAAGAATTTCCGAATATAGGAAACAACATTGCAAACATCGTCAGGAATCGTTACTTCATCGATCTTTTCCTGCCACTCATGATAGATTTCGTCTGTTATCTGCAAATCAAACGGCACATCAATGGTTTTCAATGGTTTCTGCCTAATCATTTTGAAAAACGTTGATTCGCTCTTGATACAATTAGAAACCATCCTGACTAGAAATCTATCCCATAGCGCTTCCAATCCTTCATCCTCTGCAGGCAACTCATTACTGGCTGCAATCAAAGCTTTCATCGGGAGTCGGATGATATTACGTCCATTCTGGAAAATCTTCTCGTTGATAGCAGTCAGTAAGGCATTTTGGATAGAGGGACCGGCTTTCCATATCTCATCGAGGAAAACGACATCTGCAGTAGGTAGAAAACCATCAACAACACGTTCATACTTATCTTCATTCTTTAAAAGGGAAATAGATACAGGGCCAAATATCTCATCTGGCGTACTGAAGCGTGACATAAGATATTCAAATGATTTCCCTCCACGGAAAATAAGTTTCAACCTTCTGGCCACAAGACTTTTTGCTGTGCCTGGAGGTCCTAACAAGAATATACTTTCACCTGCAACAGCACATAGCAACGACATCGCTAAGATGTGTTGCTTCTCATAGATCCCCTCAGATATTATCTTTATAAGGGACTTTATATGTATGTCCTCCTTCATATGCTATCAAATTTTAATGCGACAAAATTACTCTATATTTTGGTTTTAGCTGCATCCTAATTCATCACAAGCCTTGCGAACTGGAATAATTATTGTCAGCAACTACATACCAACATTAATAACACTTTCTCGTCCAGACTATTATCGTACCCCATTCCCCATCTGATTTCTACGCCATTTGGAAACAGCTTGATAACGTCATGGATATAACGAAGTTCTTCCATAAGAAGAGGATGTTTCTGCGATGTACTAACCAGCAGAACAACTTTATTATAGCATCCGAAATCAATGGATGCATATTCTGTGAGTTCACGAAGTATAGACTCCATGCGACTCTCATTAGTTCGAGGGAAGGAGTTTATTCTACGTTTAAGCACAACCTGCTCCTTGTATAGATATATCAGGTCGCTTTTGTCTAAACGAACCAAAGTTGCTTGCTCCACAATCTGTTGAATCAATTCATCAATCTCTGGCTTACTACCTCTGAGGTTTAAAAAGCGTGTCTCGTTTACCGTCTGCTCCATATATTATTATCATTTAAAAACCAATCTTTCTTTGCTCTTTTTTCTCTAATCGTTCATTGTCACAGTGAATTGACAGCGTTTCAAGAACATTACTTGAAGAACCATGAAGTATGTTATCTATAGCATAATGACGTGCTATGTTTTCTATCTGGCCACCACTGAAATCGTACTTCACAGCCAAAGCATGGGTGTCAGCCTCTGAGAGAGTTGGAATCATCTCACGCCAGATGCTCATACGCGCCTCTATAGTAGGTTTGGTGAATTTTATCTTATAGAGGAAGCGACGTTCAAAGGCCTTATCCATATTCTGTGCTAAATTGGTTGTAGCTATCAGAATACCATCAAGAGTTTCCATTTCCTGAAGAATAATATTTTGAATGGAATTCTCCATCTTGTCAACAGCACGTTCAGCACCTTCCTGACGTTTACCAATAATAGCATCTGCCTCATTGAACAATAGGACAGGAGTCAACTTAGACTCCCTTACCTTGTTTCGATAGTTATCGAATAGGGCTTTAATGTTCTTCTCGCTCTCACCAACCCACATACTTTTTATTTCAGAGATATTCACTTGCATGATGTCACGACCAGTCTCCTTGGCAAGCTGCAGGACTGTTTCGGTTTTACCAGTACCAGGCATTCCATAGAAAAGACACGTGAAGCCACATCTGAAACCAGACTCTTTGAGACGGTTCCGGATTTCTTGATAATGGTCATCATTCAACAGCTGCGTTAGTTCTGACACCTGTTTTCTAACTTCTTCGTCGTAATAGAGCTTTTTTATTGCAATATCATCTGCCTTTAGGAGTCCGGCCTTCTTTTGATTAGTATTCAGTGAAGATAGATTCAACTCCTCAAATAAAGTTCGCTTGGCTTCCATTGTCATTCGGAACGATTCTCTATTGACAAAGCCATCGTCGTTATTATATTCAATCATCTTGGCAGATAATAGAATATGTTCCCCTGCGTTCAAAGATGACTTTATTCGATTCCATCTGCGCTTATCAAATAGAAAATCCAAGTCGTGATATCCAATATTGTCATCGCTGTTATTAACAAACAGATGGGAAAACAAAATTAAAAGGAGTTCATCTTCAACATCAAAATTGAAACTCTTCAGTTTCTCCACAAAAATGAGGTTGGGATTATTTGTGAACAATTCTCTTATCTTTTCGCAAACGCCTTTTTCTGTGAGTTCATCGTTTTTTCTCATGTCAAAAATGTCTTCCAACTCAGCAAAAAGTTCTGCACAAGAAAGACCAGAAAGATCATCTGGTTTATACAACTCATTGTGTTGAAAAGCTTCTATGACCTTCATGGGAACACGATAAGAGCGGCCTCTTCTATCGCGGCAACATATTATAAGACCTCTTTTTTCCAATACGTCGATATCGTTCATAAAACGAATAATTCTGGTGGTTCGACAGCCAAGAAAAGTACCAAAATCACTAATAGAAATACTGGAATCTTCACTATTATCAATAAATAGTGACATCATTACACTTTGTTCCTTTGTAAGGTCTAGGGCTTCTGATAAGTATTTGATATACTTGCCTGCCTTACGAAAGAAATCCTTACTAAGTTGAGAATCTTTAGCCAACTCAACGATTTTTTCTACTGCCTGCAACAGATCCAACTCTTGCTTTTTTGATTGTTTTGCTGTCATAATTGAAGCTTTTTCATTAATCTTGCTGCAAAGGTAAAACGAAGATGTGCCTATTTGGGGCATATCTTACATGATTTTGCGCAATCATCGCAATTTTTTCAGAAATCAATCATAATAATCAGATTTATTCCAATCAAGATCATCACCGTAATCATCATTATTATATGTATTAGAGTCCACTTCTGCATTGACCTCTATGTTAAAATCACGAACCCACAAAAGATCAAAGATAGAGAATTCCATATGACTATACAGATTGTGGAAAGGAAAGATAAGATGCATGTCTTCTGTCAATTTCCTGTCCAAACCTTCATTCCAATTATTCAATTTATCATCTAAATATAGAACCTGATTTTCGGAGGGTATCTCTGGATCCCAGTTGCTAACACTGATTAAATCAACGCCATCCTCATATAAAGGGATATATTTGTCAATGGAGCCATTGAGAATAGCCCACATTTTCTTAGCTCTTATAGTCTGAACAGGATGAATTTTAGAGTATTCGTAGCCGAGGAAACACTTACCGGTCACTTCAAAATCTCCAGTTATACCAGACTCGCTTACAGAATTAAACAATGTAACAACTCGTTTCCGTGTTTCAAGCACCTGTATGCGAAGAGCTTCATTGAACTCAGCTAGCAATTGCTTATTGGTTTCATCAAGCACAAACATACTATTTAGAAGATGGCATCTTACTCCCAAAAGATGCTCTATGGCAAAGCCTTCAGGACCATCGTAATGCTTTCTCTCATTAGCCATTTGGAGATTCAAAATCTCCAACTCCACATCACGAACAGCTGTAGTGTTGAAAATCTCTTGTACTGTCATACATTTAGGATTTTAAGTATTCAATAATTTTTCTCCAGATAGAACGATACCCTTTCTTATATTCATTTGTCGATGTCAGGTTAATGGCTATGTCCAACATCGTCATAAGTAAAATAGTATGTGTAGTCTTCCACCCACAATGTAACTTTTCATAAGTAATAATTCGTTTTGTAACAAACCTTGCTGCATCATAATACTTATCTTCTTCACCTTTGATGACATTCACTTCTATTTGTTCGTCATAGACTTGCAATGTAATCTTTTTCTTGTCGGCTTTCATATCCATAAATCCCTATAATAATCAATAAATAATTGCATTCCTTCCTTAATCTTCTCTTGCTTCTCTAAAGGAAGCATGTCAAAGTCGTTTCCACCAATACACCACTGGTATTCTTCAAAAGCATAAAGCATCTTACGGATGATTGCTAACCACTTTTTATGACCTTCTCCAGCACTGCATCCTTCAGCTAATTTTCCTGGACATCCTCCATTTGGTCCCTTTTGAGCCTTCAAAAATGCCCTTAAATGAACGGAAATAATACGAGCAAGTCTTGTATCAAGACTCCAAACATCTTCATACGATACCTCTGCATAGCCAGCATGAGCCACTTTTCTCCAATAATCATCTTTCCACTTGGGCTTCTCACCAAACATATAATCATCCATAATGCACCATTTTTAATTCATGGTGCAAAAATAAAATAGAGCTGTGCCGTTTTGGGGCACAACCCTATTCTTTTTTGCAGACTGATTTTTTAAGCCGTTAATGAATTGATAACTGACAACAATGCATCACGATACATCAGATCTAATTGATAACATCGGCTATCTTCATTCCAATCCCATTTGTTTTCCTGGTCTTTAGATACGAAAGCAAGTAATGATTGTTTGAAATGATCTATCTCATCTATTGTTATCTGATCTTTACCTCTTTGAGATACTAATAGATTGTAGATGTAGGAATTGTCATCGGTGCGAATGCATCTTATATCTAAATAAATAGACGTCAATTTGTTCTGGAAATATACGCAGGATTCCCATGATGGCCAGATTTCAATCGTCCAATTATCATTTTTACCATAAATATCAAGTAATTCATGATAGAGATTCATATTCTTTACTGATATTGGCTTTGCCCATGAATTCTGAACTAGTAGCCAGCCATATTTGTCATTCCAATAAAGGTGCTTTGTATTACAATATCCCAACAGATAATCGCGCTGAACAAATTCTGCCCATAAATTTTCGGGAGTTTCAGGATAATTCCTTCTCATTTCATCAAGAACCTCTTCCTTCTCCTTCTCATGGAAACAATTAATAAAAGCTAAGAAATCGTCGCTATTCTTGGAAATGATTTCCTTCCATTCGTTTGAGGTGTAACCGAATTTTTCATTATCCGGATAATGAGGCATTCGTCGTGTTATCAATGCCTGCCGAACCTTGTCTGTTGTCCATCCATTGTTCGCATTAGAAGAGAATAATTCATGGAAAATATTAGTAACTCTAATAAACTCAGAATATGAAAAAGTATCGTCTATGGTAGCCCACTTAATCAATTCCTTTATATTGCCATTCCAGAATTTTGATTCTTGCTCTTTCCAAATAGAATTTTCAACCTTTTTATCATGGGCATAATAACACAATTTCACTTTGTCAAGTTCGTGGCCTGTGAATACTTTAGATGCATACTCATTTTGAGTATCAATGATAAATGAATAGAACCCAAAATCAGAATTTTTGTAGCAATCTAAATAATTGAGGAAATCAATATGGCTTTTTATCTTATTACGTCTTACGT contains:
- a CDS encoding M48 family metallopeptidase, with protein sequence MESMSKRTPLYWINPRFRLNFPSFSVEWHLCDTCDLELNELYDKERLVYGYGTNCIHAIVREGNSGLDFLYTNQTKFENIRIQKWLRETIRDHIVLRAKKVLPQRLHELESLHNLYANGIVVKKLRKGVLGQCTHSNYIRLSPIIVIFPNRLMDVVILHEMAHLKHHHHRKSFWNYLSMLIGEDAEQQNKIQDMAVSKYWDFYMFLMKK
- a CDS encoding ATP-binding protein; its protein translation is MTAKQSKKQELDLLQAVEKIVELAKDSQLSKDFFRKAGKYIKYLSEALDLTKEQSVMMSLFIDNSEDSSISISDFGTFLGCRTTRIIRFMNDIDVLEKRGLIICCRDRRGRSYRVPMKVIEAFQHNELYKPDDLSGLSCAELFAELEDIFDMRKNDELTEKGVCEKIRELFTNNPNLIFVEKLKSFNFDVEDELLLILFSHLFVNNSDDNIGYHDLDFLFDKRRWNRIKSSLNAGEHILLSAKMIEYNNDDGFVNRESFRMTMEAKRTLFEELNLSSLNTNQKKAGLLKADDIAIKKLYYDEEVRKQVSELTQLLNDDHYQEIRNRLKESGFRCGFTCLFYGMPGTGKTETVLQLAKETGRDIMQVNISEIKSMWVGESEKNIKALFDNYRNKVRESKLTPVLLFNEADAIIGKRQEGAERAVDKMENSIQNIILQEMETLDGILIATTNLAQNMDKAFERRFLYKIKFTKPTIEARMSIWREMIPTLSEADTHALAVKYDFSGGQIENIARHYAIDNILHGSSSNVLETLSIHCDNERLEKKEQRKIGF
- the zapA gene encoding cell division protein ZapA, with translation MKADKKKITLQVYDEQIEVNVIKGEEDKYYDAARFVTKRIITYEKLHCGWKTTHTILLMTMLDIAINLTSTNEYKKGYRSIWRKIIEYLKS
- a CDS encoding AAA family ATPase; amino-acid sequence: MKEDIHIKSLIKIISEGIYEKQHILAMSLLCAVAGESIFLLGPPGTAKSLVARRLKLIFRGGKSFEYLMSRFSTPDEIFGPVSISLLKNEDKYERVVDGFLPTADVVFLDEIWKAGPSIQNALLTAINEKIFQNGRNIIRLPMKALIAASNELPAEDEGLEALWDRFLVRMVSNCIKSESTFFKMIRQKPLKTIDVPFDLQITDEIYHEWQEKIDEVTIPDDVCNVVSYIRKFLKEEGKKEDNNEMDFYISDRRWKKCFHLMQASAFLNGRKTIDVTDVPLLFSCLWNKAETIPATIDIVSRSITAVIDFNIDKQTKEIEAALKKNSQTVAQTNRAADDEYKQVNYFYYQLRNHPNGKCLFFKPDYSHVEIHRSMDGILFYDQDKKAWIVHAIYTGTPYDYKTKTGAKSMKVKLTKCQGGIIINGTAYAFERKSAQDGLGLFDNPGIIPANVATVTLNIIQKDLRPKLAQLQEMFSKTKHLFLSDDDLTVVKKYMVNCDKRLNELQVKATNAESLI